In Chitinophagales bacterium, the sequence TTAGAGGAAGATGATAAAATTCTTTTTGTGGAGTACAAGCACAAGAATATGAATACTTATTATTCGCTACCTGGAGGTGGACAAGAGAAGGGTGTTAATTTGAAGCAGACCGTACAAATTGAATTCAGGGAAGAAGTTGCTATTGAAGTGGAAGTGGGTGATGTGCTACTTGTAAGAGAGTTTATTATAGATGAGCCAGATATTGAAGTTTGGTTAGGTGGAATTCATCAGGTTGAAATAATTTTTGAATGTAA encodes:
- a CDS encoding NUDIX domain-containing protein, giving the protein MRYRVSARGILEEDDKILFVEYKHKNMNTYYSLPGGGQEKGVNLKQTVQIEFREEVAIEVEVGDVLLVREFIIDEPDIEVWLGGIHQVEIIFECKRNNSVKVGKNQLKPDFDMTGFKWIPIDELDKHKIFPCEELKQVVLNKRVNYLFEHEKTNGN